One Oryza glaberrima chromosome 11, OglaRS2, whole genome shotgun sequence genomic region harbors:
- the LOC127755660 gene encoding nonsense-mediated mRNA decay protein 2-like: MEDWVVLSNSDGDSVELHDGSESSFAVVHENTEISDAAQSNYGHVESRITAAKDTTFFSGEDLDDETDNDDIECFDEEDGICEENPDDEIFDDEEEIDREEDLEDDDDDDESLDDDDIECYDAEDIICEENPDDEII, from the coding sequence ATGGAGGACTGGGTCGTTCTCAGCaacagcgacggcgacagcgtGGAGCTCCACGACGGCAGCGAGAGCAGCTTCGCGGTGGTGCACGAGAACACCGAGATATCTGACGCGGCACAGAGCAACTATGGCCACGTCGAGTCTAGGATCACCGCCGCCAAGGACACgaccttcttctccggcgaggacTTGGATGATGAGACCGACAACGATGACATTGAATGCTTCGATGAGGAGGACGGAATCTGCGAGGAGAACCCCGATGATGAAATcttcgacgacgaggaggaaatCGACCGCGAGGAGGACctggaagatgatgatgatgatgatgagagccTCGACGATGATGACATTGAATGCTATGATGCAGAGGATATAATCTGCGAGGAGAACCCGGACGATGAAATCATCTAG